One Ignavibacterium album JCM 16511 genomic region harbors:
- the fcl gene encoding GDP-L-fucose synthase, whose translation MAKYHNKKIYVAGHNGMVGSAIMRDLQKNGYENLITKSFSELDLRRQSDVEKFFNEQKPDVVIVAAAKVGGILANNTYRAEFIYDNLMIETNLIHASYLNKAEKLIFLGSSCIYPKLAPQPLKEEYLLSGYLEYTNEPYAIAKIAGIKLCENYFKQYGCNFISAMPTNLYGPNDNFDLQTSHVLPALIRKFHEAKIHNTPTVTIWGTGKPLREFLFVDDLAEAIIFMMENVEALELYNLGITHLNVGSGKDISIAELASLIAKIIGYNGRIEHDTSKPDGTPRKLMDVSRINSLGWRYKTELEEGIKKTYDWFLNNFNSKV comes from the coding sequence ATGGCTAAGTATCATAACAAAAAAATTTATGTTGCCGGACACAATGGAATGGTTGGCTCAGCTATAATGAGAGATCTGCAAAAGAATGGATATGAAAATCTTATTACAAAGTCTTTCAGTGAACTTGATTTAAGAAGACAATCTGATGTTGAAAAATTTTTTAATGAACAAAAACCTGATGTTGTAATTGTTGCAGCTGCAAAAGTTGGTGGAATTCTGGCAAACAATACTTATCGTGCTGAATTTATTTATGATAATCTTATGATAGAAACTAATCTTATTCACGCTTCTTATCTTAATAAAGCTGAGAAATTAATCTTTCTCGGAAGCTCCTGCATCTATCCGAAACTTGCACCTCAACCGCTGAAAGAGGAATACCTTCTCTCCGGATATCTTGAATACACAAACGAACCTTATGCGATTGCCAAAATTGCGGGAATAAAATTATGTGAAAATTATTTCAAACAATATGGATGTAATTTTATTTCGGCAATGCCGACAAATTTATACGGACCAAATGACAATTTTGATTTACAAACTTCTCATGTTCTGCCTGCACTAATTAGGAAATTTCACGAAGCCAAAATTCATAATACACCAACAGTAACTATTTGGGGAACCGGAAAACCTCTTCGTGAATTTTTGTTCGTTGATGATCTTGCCGAAGCGATAATTTTTATGATGGAGAATGTCGAAGCTTTAGAATTGTATAATCTTGGGATAACTCATTTGAATGTTGGAAGCGGAAAAGATATTTCTATTGCGGAACTGGCATCATTGATTGCAAAGATTATTGGTTACAATGGTAGAATTGAACACGACACATCCAAACCTGACGGAACACCGAGAAAGTTAATGGATGTAAGTCGGATAAATTCTCTTGGTTGGCGATACAAAACCGAACTAGAAGAAGGAATTAAAAAAACTTACGATTGGTTTCTGAATAATTTCAATTCGAAAGTTTAG
- the rlmD gene encoding 23S rRNA (uracil(1939)-C(5))-methyltransferase RlmD: MKIKKGDIAEFKIEKYAFEGKGIAKVSKNDLLGINEPDGFEKNYIVFVHGSYPGDVVKARLTKIKKSYAEAITTEIISASPDRVKAKCKYFGVCGGCKQQDLSYQKQIDYKQKQVEEIFYKLGGFKDFEIENILPSDEIYFYRNKMEFSFSDKRWLTKQEISSATKFQKDFALGLHIPKIFDKVLDVDECFLQSELSNSILNFTRKFFIKKNVSVYSTKTHTGFLRNLVIRQSYYTKDLMVNLVTSEEDDELLKNYSENLIEYFPAVTTIVNNISKKLSAVAVGDYEKVFFGTGFIYDKIGEYTFRISANSFFQTNTRQAEKLYQTALEYADLKGNEVVYDLYSGAGTIAIYISQKAKEVFAFESVQSAVEDAKVNAELNNISNVEFITTDLYKSFLPIIHKKNFPVPEVMIIDPPRSGMHQNTVEDVIQLSPKRIVYVSCNPATQVRDIKMFVDAGYKLLKIRPVDMFPQTYHIENVALLSK, translated from the coding sequence ATGAAAATAAAAAAAGGCGATATAGCAGAATTTAAAATTGAAAAATATGCATTTGAAGGAAAGGGAATTGCAAAAGTTTCAAAGAATGATTTACTCGGAATAAATGAGCCCGATGGATTTGAAAAAAATTATATTGTATTTGTGCATGGCTCTTATCCCGGTGATGTTGTTAAAGCAAGATTAACAAAGATTAAAAAATCTTATGCTGAAGCAATTACAACAGAAATCATTTCTGCTTCACCTGATAGAGTAAAAGCAAAATGTAAATACTTTGGTGTTTGTGGTGGCTGTAAGCAGCAAGACCTGTCATATCAAAAACAGATTGATTATAAGCAGAAACAAGTAGAAGAAATATTTTATAAACTCGGTGGATTTAAAGATTTTGAAATCGAAAATATTCTTCCTTCGGATGAGATTTATTTTTATCGCAATAAGATGGAATTTTCATTCAGTGATAAACGATGGTTAACTAAACAGGAAATTTCATCTGCCACTAAATTTCAAAAAGATTTTGCTCTCGGACTTCATATTCCTAAAATTTTTGATAAAGTACTTGATGTTGATGAATGCTTTCTTCAGTCTGAATTGAGTAATTCAATATTAAACTTTACCAGAAAATTTTTTATTAAAAAAAATGTTTCTGTCTATTCCACAAAAACTCACACTGGATTTTTACGGAACCTTGTAATACGACAATCTTACTATACAAAAGATTTAATGGTAAATTTGGTTACATCCGAAGAAGATGATGAACTGTTAAAAAACTATTCTGAAAATCTTATTGAATATTTTCCTGCAGTTACAACAATTGTAAATAATATTAGTAAAAAATTATCTGCTGTTGCAGTTGGTGATTATGAAAAAGTTTTTTTCGGAACCGGGTTTATTTATGATAAGATTGGAGAATACACTTTCAGGATAAGCGCAAATTCGTTCTTTCAAACAAATACCAGACAAGCCGAAAAACTTTATCAGACTGCTTTAGAATATGCTGACTTAAAAGGTAACGAAGTTGTTTATGATTTGTACTCAGGTGCAGGAACAATTGCAATTTATATTTCACAAAAAGCCAAAGAAGTTTTTGCATTTGAATCTGTTCAATCCGCAGTAGAAGATGCTAAGGTGAATGCAGAATTGAATAATATTTCTAATGTAGAATTCATCACAACAGACCTTTACAAATCATTTTTACCAATCATTCATAAAAAAAATTTCCCGGTTCCTGAAGTAATGATAATTGATCCACCAAGAAGTGGAATGCATCAGAATACAGTTGAAGATGTAATTCAACTTTCTCCAAAACGAATTGTTTATGTGAGTTGTAATCCGGCAACACAGGTTAGAGATATTAAAATGTTTGTGGATGCTGGTTATAAGTTACTTAAGATCAGACCTGTGGATATGTTCCCTCAAACATATCACATCGAGAATGTTGCTTTACTTTCGAAATAA
- a CDS encoding methyltransferase domain-containing protein codes for MSEKIVLIIGSNSELIAEKMIDSGVASVTVIVNDYESLLNSRLNIFKASNVSVRMMDFENTDFNGESFDLIYAQASISLKNRNKIIKEIKRIMKNESVLCVSEITALTKQYPQFVKDIFESSDILPLYHDECAKYYEERNFSVLYEEDLSSSLKNYYENAANLLKQSIETLTDKEKSYYKKLLNKISHESNAYLKLGADRFIGFKMLILKLL; via the coding sequence TTGAGTGAGAAAATCGTTTTGATTATTGGTTCAAACAGCGAATTGATTGCCGAAAAAATGATTGATTCCGGTGTAGCTTCGGTTACTGTTATTGTAAATGACTATGAATCATTACTCAATTCACGATTAAATATTTTCAAAGCATCAAATGTATCTGTTAGAATGATGGACTTTGAGAACACTGATTTTAATGGCGAATCATTTGACTTGATTTACGCACAGGCATCAATATCACTAAAGAACAGAAACAAAATTATCAAAGAGATTAAAAGAATTATGAAAAATGAATCGGTACTGTGTGTAAGTGAAATTACAGCTTTGACAAAACAATATCCTCAATTTGTAAAAGACATTTTCGAATCATCTGATATATTACCTTTGTATCACGATGAGTGCGCAAAATATTATGAAGAAAGAAATTTCTCGGTACTCTATGAGGAAGATTTATCATCTTCATTAAAAAATTATTATGAGAATGCTGCCAATCTGTTGAAACAATCAATTGAAACACTAACAGACAAAGAAAAAAGTTATTACAAAAAGTTATTGAATAAAATCAGCCATGAATCCAATGCATATCTAAAGCTTGGAGCTGACAGATTCATCGGATTTAAGATGCTGATTTTGAAACTTTTGTGA
- a CDS encoding alpha/beta hydrolase family protein, which translates to MKKYLSLIFLIIFISVTISPQSKRVITIDDLWAMKRIGSYDISPDGKTLAFTLTSYSFDTNKGNTDIFLIESDGKNLRPFKNSDKNEGEPKFSPDGKSIAFTRDGQIWLCNVDGSNEKQLTNIYSEASGFKWSADGKKILFVSSVYPDCLTQDCNKQKDEAKDQSKVKAQIFTQLMYRHWNDWRGDKRSHLFILDVASEEFKDLTEGNTEDVPPLALGSQNDYNFSPDGSEIAYALNPEFSKATSTNIEIYLLSLSAPASPKIISVSKGVDCQPVYSPNGKWLAWSSMKRAGFEADKKDIILFERNTGKMKNLTEDLDRSVEEFIWSPDSKTIYFTAQNEINSSIYKLDIENGEITLFHKDNYNTNIQLSKDGKTLFFLKQRATMPSEIYSLSTDGKNTLRQITKINENLLSQIEMNSVETFWCEGANGDKVQSILVKPPFFDPAKKYPMVFLIHGGPQGAWEDNFHFRWNYQMFASQGYVVVAPNPRGSTGYGQKFTDEISGDWGGKVYTDLMNSYDYAVKNFSFIDSKNTFAAGASYGGYMINWIAGHTDRFNALVSHAGVFNLESMYGTTEELWFPEWEYGGTPWQKREVYEKWSPHRYIHNCKTPVLVVHGAKDFRVPEEQAFQLFTSLQRLGIESKFLYFPDETHFVAKPLNSKLWWETVYDWFKTHMK; encoded by the coding sequence ATGAAAAAATATCTCTCGTTAATTTTTCTGATAATATTCATTTCAGTAACAATTTCCCCGCAATCCAAGAGAGTAATAACTATTGATGATTTATGGGCAATGAAAAGAATTGGAAGTTATGACATTTCACCCGATGGAAAGACTTTAGCATTTACTTTAACATCCTACAGCTTTGACACTAATAAAGGCAACACGGATATTTTTTTAATTGAAAGTGATGGAAAAAATCTCAGACCTTTTAAAAATTCTGATAAGAATGAAGGTGAACCTAAATTTTCACCGGACGGAAAATCAATTGCTTTTACAAGAGATGGTCAAATCTGGCTTTGTAATGTTGATGGCTCGAATGAAAAGCAACTAACAAATATTTATTCAGAAGCTTCCGGATTTAAATGGTCTGCTGATGGCAAAAAGATTTTATTTGTCTCTTCTGTTTATCCTGATTGTTTAACTCAGGATTGCAACAAACAAAAAGATGAAGCAAAAGACCAAAGCAAAGTCAAAGCTCAGATTTTTACTCAGCTTATGTACAGGCATTGGAATGATTGGCGTGGAGATAAAAGAAGCCATTTATTTATTCTTGATGTTGCTTCAGAAGAATTCAAAGATTTAACTGAAGGAAATACAGAAGATGTTCCGCCGCTAGCTTTGGGCTCACAGAATGATTATAATTTCTCACCAGACGGAAGCGAAATTGCATACGCGCTAAATCCTGAATTCAGCAAGGCAACGAGCACTAATATTGAAATTTATCTTCTAAGTCTTTCAGCACCTGCTTCTCCCAAAATTATTTCAGTAAGCAAAGGAGTTGATTGCCAACCTGTTTATTCACCAAATGGAAAGTGGCTTGCCTGGTCATCAATGAAAAGAGCCGGATTTGAAGCCGATAAAAAAGATATAATACTTTTTGAAAGAAATACCGGAAAGATGAAAAATCTTACAGAAGATTTGGATAGATCTGTTGAAGAGTTTATCTGGTCACCGGATTCAAAAACAATTTACTTCACTGCTCAGAATGAAATTAATAGTTCCATTTATAAACTTGATATTGAAAACGGAGAGATTACTTTATTTCATAAGGACAATTACAACACAAATATTCAGCTTTCAAAAGATGGAAAGACTTTATTTTTCCTTAAGCAAAGAGCAACTATGCCATCTGAGATTTATTCGCTTAGTACCGATGGGAAAAATACTCTTCGACAAATTACAAAGATTAATGAGAATCTGCTTTCACAAATCGAAATGAATTCAGTTGAAACATTCTGGTGTGAAGGTGCAAATGGTGACAAAGTTCAATCAATTTTAGTTAAACCTCCTTTTTTTGATCCTGCAAAAAAATATCCGATGGTATTTTTAATTCACGGTGGTCCGCAAGGTGCGTGGGAAGATAATTTTCATTTCAGATGGAATTATCAGATGTTTGCTTCACAAGGGTATGTTGTTGTTGCACCAAATCCACGAGGCTCAACTGGATACGGACAAAAGTTTACTGATGAAATTTCCGGTGACTGGGGAGGCAAAGTTTACACTGACTTGATGAACTCATATGATTATGCTGTTAAAAACTTTTCATTCATTGATTCAAAAAATACTTTTGCAGCCGGTGCATCTTATGGCGGATATATGATAAACTGGATTGCCGGACACACAGACAGATTTAATGCTTTGGTTTCTCACGCCGGAGTATTTAATCTCGAAAGCATGTATGGTACAACAGAAGAACTTTGGTTTCCTGAATGGGAATATGGTGGAACTCCCTGGCAAAAAAGAGAAGTTTATGAAAAATGGTCACCGCACAGATATATTCATAACTGCAAAACTCCTGTTTTAGTTGTTCATGGTGCAAAAGATTTTCGTGTACCTGAAGAACAGGCTTTTCAATTGTTTACTTCTTTACAAAGACTTGGAATCGAAAGTAAGTTTCTGTATTTCCCTGATGAAACTCACTTCGTCGCAAAACCACTGAACTCAAAACTTTGGTGGGAAACTGTTTATGATTGGTTTAAAACTCATATGAAATAA
- a CDS encoding YkvA family protein, producing the protein MKERDIQIVSPDDEIFEDLNDLGAFNIGGKSEKQVEEDYKEKADFVEENLWTKLERVGKKISFAKDIIALFNYMRDPLVSWHRKAIVVMGLIYFISPIDTIPDIAPLIGYLDDLGVITALLKFLGHELIPYYDKNYRA; encoded by the coding sequence ATGAAAGAACGCGATATTCAAATAGTTTCTCCTGATGATGAAATATTCGAAGACTTAAATGATCTTGGTGCCTTCAATATCGGAGGCAAAAGCGAAAAACAGGTTGAAGAAGACTATAAAGAAAAAGCAGATTTTGTGGAAGAAAATCTGTGGACAAAACTTGAACGGGTTGGTAAGAAGATTTCCTTTGCTAAAGATATTATTGCGCTGTTCAATTATATGCGTGACCCACTGGTAAGCTGGCACCGCAAAGCAATTGTAGTAATGGGATTGATCTATTTCATTTCACCAATTGACACAATTCCGGATATCGCTCCGTTAATTGGTTATCTGGATGATCTTGGTGTAATTACTGCACTGCTAAAATTTCTTGGTCACGAACTAATTCCATATTATGATAAAAACTACAGAGCTTAA
- a CDS encoding NUDIX hydrolase yields the protein MNYKLLKSEIKYHGKVFDHQVDEIQYDSGNIGIREVAVHPGGAVIIPIKEDGKIILVKQFRYPLQKTLIELPAGKLDKNEDPLKCAIRELEEETGYKAKHFEKLGAIYTAPGYCTEILHIYKATGMIPGNHNREEGEQGMELIEFSLDEIKQRILSGEINDAKTIAGIFYLIND from the coding sequence ATGAATTACAAACTATTAAAATCAGAAATAAAGTATCACGGAAAAGTTTTTGATCATCAGGTTGATGAAATTCAATACGACAGTGGAAATATTGGAATAAGAGAAGTTGCTGTTCATCCTGGCGGAGCAGTTATAATTCCAATAAAAGAAGATGGTAAAATTATTTTAGTTAAACAATTTCGCTATCCATTACAAAAAACTCTGATAGAGCTTCCGGCAGGAAAGCTTGATAAAAATGAAGATCCTTTAAAGTGTGCAATAAGAGAACTTGAAGAAGAAACAGGTTACAAAGCCAAACATTTTGAAAAACTCGGCGCGATTTATACAGCACCGGGATACTGCACAGAGATTCTTCACATCTACAAAGCAACCGGAATGATTCCCGGTAACCACAATCGGGAAGAAGGTGAACAAGGGATGGAGTTAATTGAATTTTCTTTGGATGAAATTAAACAGAGAATTTTATCCGGTGAGATAAATGATGCTAAAACCATTGCAGGAATTTTCTATCTGATTAATGATTGA
- a CDS encoding geranylgeranylglyceryl/heptaprenylglyceryl phosphate synthase → MKIYNHLLNTIKQKGAAYLVLLDPDKLPEEKLQGFINHCERSGVDGFLVGGSLMINGDFESFISRIKLFTQLPIIIFPGSITQVSSNADAILFLSVVSGRNPEHLIGKHVLAAPTIKKSGIEPISTAYILVDSGSTTTAVYMSGSLPIPRNKPEIAAATALASEYLGMKLIYLEAGSGAEQSVPDEMVKAVSEQCTVPVIVGGGIRDSATARKKVECGASIIVTGNFFEDENNWDMIKEFANAVHTKNSILV, encoded by the coding sequence ATGAAGATTTATAATCATCTTTTAAATACAATAAAACAAAAGGGTGCAGCTTATCTTGTTCTGCTCGATCCCGATAAACTTCCCGAGGAAAAACTTCAGGGATTTATCAATCACTGTGAAAGAAGTGGAGTTGATGGTTTTCTTGTCGGCGGAAGTTTAATGATTAACGGCGATTTCGAGTCCTTTATTTCCAGAATAAAATTGTTCACACAACTTCCTATTATAATTTTCCCGGGAAGTATTACACAAGTTTCATCAAACGCGGATGCTATTTTGTTTCTTTCTGTTGTAAGTGGAAGAAATCCGGAACATCTCATCGGAAAACATGTTCTCGCTGCTCCAACAATTAAAAAAAGCGGAATTGAGCCAATATCTACTGCATATATTCTGGTTGACTCAGGTTCAACAACAACTGCAGTGTATATGAGCGGAAGTTTACCGATTCCGCGCAACAAACCTGAAATTGCTGCTGCTACTGCCTTAGCTTCGGAATATCTTGGTATGAAATTGATTTATCTCGAAGCAGGTAGTGGTGCAGAACAATCAGTACCGGATGAAATGGTAAAAGCTGTCAGCGAACAATGCACGGTTCCCGTAATTGTTGGTGGTGGAATCAGAGACTCTGCCACAGCAAGAAAAAAAGTTGAGTGTGGTGCTTCAATAATCGTAACAGGTAATTTCTTTGAAGACGAAAACAACTGGGATATGATTAAAGAATTTGCAAATGCTGTTCATACTAAAAATTCCATCCTGGTTTAA
- a CDS encoding D-sedoheptulose-7-phosphate isomerase: MDAKKFFTDSLNESAETKLKIRDQLMNEVLSAVDLLVECYKNGNKLLLCGNGGSAADSQHIATELMIRLSHHIQRPALPAIALTTDTSNLTAGGNDIGFENVFARNVEGLGNKGDVLLAISTSGNSPNVIKAVDMAHQKGMKVIGFLGGSGGKLKPMVDIPIVIPSPNTQRIQEGHITVAHIICELVEDKLYGS, from the coding sequence ATGGACGCAAAAAAATTTTTTACTGATTCATTAAATGAAAGTGCAGAAACAAAATTAAAAATAAGAGATCAACTGATGAATGAAGTTCTCTCAGCAGTTGATTTACTCGTTGAATGTTATAAAAACGGTAATAAGTTATTGCTCTGTGGAAACGGTGGAAGTGCTGCCGATTCACAACATATTGCAACCGAATTGATGATACGATTAAGCCATCATATTCAGAGACCGGCTTTGCCTGCAATTGCGCTAACTACAGATACTTCAAATCTAACTGCCGGCGGAAATGATATCGGTTTCGAAAATGTTTTTGCAAGAAATGTAGAAGGGCTTGGTAATAAAGGTGATGTACTTCTTGCAATTTCTACAAGCGGTAATTCTCCGAATGTTATTAAAGCTGTTGATATGGCTCATCAAAAAGGAATGAAAGTGATCGGTTTTCTTGGCGGAAGTGGTGGTAAATTAAAACCTATGGTTGATATTCCGATTGTTATTCCTTCACCGAATACTCAAAGAATACAAGAAGGACATATTACAGTTGCACATATTATTTGTGAACTGGTGGAAGACAAACTTTATGGTTCGTGA
- a CDS encoding DUF192 domain-containing protein has product MVKKQTQNQKQNNKNKKTKVKNLLIGVVILIIAAFLIFNNFIKDSKHEMEYYTFTKEGELIFSDSLGNTKTKIDIEIADDDYQRQLGLMNRKEMNENQGMLFIFPRQDFLSFWMRNTLISLDMIFVDESKTIVTIHKNTRILSDTSYPSSKPARYVVEVIAGFTDKHNIQVGDKIDWMGIKLGQ; this is encoded by the coding sequence ATGGTTAAAAAACAAACTCAAAATCAGAAACAAAACAATAAGAATAAGAAAACAAAAGTAAAAAATCTTTTAATTGGTGTTGTTATTCTGATAATTGCAGCATTTTTGATTTTTAATAATTTCATAAAAGACTCTAAACACGAAATGGAGTATTATACTTTTACTAAAGAGGGCGAGTTGATTTTTTCTGATTCACTTGGGAACACCAAAACAAAAATTGATATTGAGATAGCAGATGATGACTATCAACGGCAACTCGGATTGATGAACAGAAAAGAAATGAATGAAAATCAGGGAATGCTTTTTATTTTTCCACGACAGGATTTCCTTTCATTCTGGATGCGTAACACACTTATTTCACTTGATATGATTTTTGTAGATGAAAGCAAAACGATAGTTACCATTCATAAAAATACAAGAATACTTTCCGATACAAGTTATCCCTCATCAAAACCTGCGAGATATGTTGTGGAAGTTATAGCCGGATTTACTGATAAACACAATATTCAGGTCGGTGATAAAATTGATTGGATGGGAATTAAACTTGGCCAGTGA
- a CDS encoding glycosyltransferase family 2 protein yields the protein MLKDNFPLVSIIMPVYNRQLYLQRAIDSVFKQTYKNWELIVIDDGSRDYSPFVVEEYAIISPKIFLVIQEHTNLPAAKNNGIRNSHGQFITFLDSDDEYKENHIELRVEYLLNHPDVDLIHGGVEIIGNEFVPDKDNPQKMIHLSNCAIGATFFGKRKVFIESGGFRDISYSEDSEFIERVMKKFSVRKVDFPTYVYHREIEDSITNIKKKNS from the coding sequence ATGTTGAAAGATAATTTTCCGCTTGTTTCTATCATTATGCCGGTTTATAACCGTCAATTATATCTGCAGAGAGCAATAGACTCCGTATTCAAACAGACTTATAAAAATTGGGAACTGATTGTAATCGATGATGGTAGTCGTGATTATTCACCATTTGTTGTCGAAGAATATGCAATAATTTCTCCAAAGATTTTTCTGGTAATTCAAGAACATACTAATCTGCCGGCAGCTAAAAATAACGGTATCAGAAATTCACACGGTCAATTCATAACCTTTCTTGATAGCGATGATGAATACAAAGAAAATCATATTGAGTTAAGAGTTGAATATCTTCTTAATCATCCAGATGTTGATTTAATACACGGTGGAGTTGAAATAATAGGAAATGAATTCGTCCCTGATAAAGATAACCCTCAGAAAATGATTCACTTGTCAAACTGTGCTATTGGTGCCACTTTCTTTGGCAAAAGGAAAGTTTTTATCGAATCGGGTGGTTTCAGAGATATTTCTTACAGTGAGGATTCAGAATTTATTGAAAGAGTTATGAAAAAATTTTCAGTAAGAAAAGTTGATTTTCCTACTTATGTTTATCACAGAGAAATTGAAGATTCAATTACAAATATTAAAAAGAAAAATTCCTGA
- a CDS encoding alpha/beta hydrolase family protein, protein MSSKIIEREIISLPEQQNKMIISGWGSDVFDKTTVEKITYLSDGLKVKGYIAYPKDNSKTYPCIIWCRGGYGNAGAIDKFTARGMFGQLASWGYCVFASQYRGNDGSQGHDDFGGDDVNDVLNLIPLADEIPQTNKNVWGIEGWSRGGMMTYLTLTKTDIFKAAIVLGGIANLRCNAEESKFMRRLYEHSLGNFTNEEFKKRCEERSIINFPEKLSRQTPLLIIHGNADERVLPHDSIDLSYKLLELNFPFRLVMLEGGDHFLKSHRQEVDEMRRKWFDRFLKN, encoded by the coding sequence ATGAGCTCAAAAATTATTGAAAGAGAAATAATCTCACTACCGGAACAACAGAATAAGATGATAATCAGCGGTTGGGGTTCTGATGTCTTTGATAAAACTACAGTTGAAAAAATTACATATCTTTCTGATGGCTTAAAAGTTAAGGGTTATATCGCTTATCCAAAGGATAATTCAAAAACCTATCCTTGCATTATCTGGTGCAGAGGTGGTTACGGAAACGCCGGAGCAATTGATAAATTTACCGCCAGAGGAATGTTCGGACAATTAGCGAGTTGGGGCTATTGCGTTTTTGCTTCACAGTATCGCGGTAATGATGGAAGCCAAGGTCATGATGATTTTGGTGGTGATGATGTAAACGATGTTCTTAATCTTATTCCGCTTGCAGATGAAATCCCACAGACAAATAAAAATGTTTGGGGAATTGAAGGTTGGAGTCGCGGCGGAATGATGACTTATCTTACACTCACAAAAACAGATATTTTCAAAGCAGCAATAGTGCTTGGTGGAATAGCTAATCTCCGTTGCAATGCTGAAGAAAGTAAATTTATGAGGCGACTTTATGAACACTCACTTGGCAATTTCACAAATGAGGAATTTAAAAAACGATGTGAGGAAAGATCAATTATTAATTTCCCCGAAAAACTTTCACGACAAACACCTCTGCTTATCATTCACGGTAATGCTGACGAAAGAGTTTTACCACACGATTCAATTGATTTATCCTACAAACTTCTCGAATTAAATTTTCCTTTCCGTTTGGTAATGCTTGAAGGTGGTGATCATTTTCTTAAATCTCATCGTCAGGAAGTTGATGAAATGAGAAGAAAATGGTTTGACAGGTTTCTGAAAAACTGA